The Corylus avellana chromosome ca8, CavTom2PMs-1.0 genome has a segment encoding these proteins:
- the LOC132189719 gene encoding probable sucrose-phosphate synthase 1, producing MAGNDWINSYLEAILDVGPGLGDAKKSSLLLRERGNFSPTRYFVEEVITGFDETDLHRSWLRAAATRSPQERNTRLENMCWRIWNLVRKKKQLEGEEAHRTAKRRIERERGRRDATADMSEDLSEGEKGDVVSDISAHGDSTKGRMPRINSVDVMENWANQHKEKKLYIVLISLHGLIRGENMELGRDSDTGGQVKYVVELARALGTMPGVYRVDLLTRQISAPDVDWSYGEPTEMLNTRNSENSMQELGESGGAYIIRIPFGPKDKYIPKEQLWPYIPEFVDGALYHILQMSKVLGEQIGGGQPVWPVAIHGHYADAGDSAALLSGALNVPMLFTGHSLGRDKLEQLLKQGRQSREEINLTYKIMRRIEAEELSLDASEIVITSTRQEIEEQWRLYDGFDPVLERKLRVRIRRGVSCHGRFMPRMVVIPPGMEFHHIVPHDGDTDGDVERNDDDPASPDPPIWSEIMRFFSNPRKPMILALARADPKKNITTLVKAFGECRPLRELANLTLIMGNREDIDEMSSTNASVLLSILKLIDKYDLYGQVAYPKHHKQSDVPDIYRLAAKTKGVFINPAFIEPFGLTLIEAAAYGLPIVATKNGGPVDIHRVLDNGLLVDPHDQQCIADALLKLVSDKQLWARCRQNGLKNIHLFSWPEHCKTYLSRIVSCRPRQPQWQRSESDFENSESDSPGDSLRDIHDISLNLKLSLDGEKNEGGSTLDNVLDTEENALEGKSRAENAILTLSKGIIGDTQKTESTRKADNNVGTSKFPLLRRRKYIFVIAVDCDTTSDLLEIIATVVEVAGKDGDAGSIGFILSTALTISDMHSLLVSGGISPSEFDAFICNSGGELYYPSSSSEDSPSGLPFVVDSDYRSHTEYRWGGEGLRKTLVRWAASISDRKGEEGQIVTEDESGSSTHCFAFKAKDLSLIPPVKELRKLMRIQALRCHVIYSQNGSKLNVIPVLASRIQALRYLYVRWGMDLSNTVVFVGECGDTDYEGLLGGVHKTLLLKGVGTGARMLHANRNYPLEHVLPSDSPNVVQAEGCSSHDIRVSLEKLGVLKG from the exons ATGGCGGGAAATGACTGGATAAACAGCTATCTGGAGGCGATCCTCGACGTTGGGCCGGGCCTCGGCGACGCCAAGAAGTCGTCGCTGTTGCTCCGAGAGCGAGGCAATTTCAGCCCCACCCGCTACTTCGTCGAGGAGGTCATCACCGGCTTCGATGAGACCGATCTCCACCGCTCCTGGCTCCGA GCCGCGGCGACGAGGAGTCCGCAGGAGAGGAATACGAGATTGGAGAACATGTGCTGGCGGATTTGGAATTTGGTTCGCAAGAAGAAGCAG CTTGAGGGAGAGGAAGCTCACCGCACAGCTAAACGCCGTATTGAACGGGAAAGAGGCCGTAGAGACGCGACGGCTGATATGTCGGAAGACTTGTCTGAAGGAGAAAAAGGAGATGTGGTTAGTGATATTTCGGCTCATGGTGATAGCACTAAAGGAAGGATGCCTAGGATCAATTCCGTTGATGTGATGGAGAACTGGGCCAATCAGCACAAGGAGAAGAAACTCTACATTGTCTTAATAAG CCTTCATGGCCTGATACGAGGTGAAAACATGGAGCTTGGTCGTGATTCTGATACAGGGGGCCAG GTCAAGTACGTGGTAGAACTTGCAAGGGCCTTAGGTACAATGCCAGGTGTTTACCGGGTGGACTTGCTGACAAGACAAATATCAGCTCCAGATGTAGATTGGAGTTATGGTGAACCAACAGAAATGTTGAATACAAGAAACTCTGAGAATTCAATGCAGGAGCTTGGGGAAAGTGGTGGGGCATATATAATCCGTATACCATTTGGCCCGAAAGATAAATAtattcctaaagaacaactttgGCCATACATTCCTGAGTTTGTTGATGGTGCACTCTACCACATCCTACAGATGTCCAAAGTTCTGGGTGAGCAAATTGGTGGCGGGCAACCAGTCTGGCCTGTTGCAATTCATGGACATTATGCAGATGCAGGTGACTCTGCTGCTCTTCTGTCTGGAGCTTTAAATGTACCTATGCTTTTTACCGGCCACTCACTAGGCCGAGATAAGCTTGAACAACTTTTAAAGCAAGGACGGCAATCAAGAGAAGAGATTAATTTGACATACAAAATAATGCGGCGGATAGAAGCTGAGGAGCTATCTCTTGATGCCTCTGAAATTGTTATAACAAGCACTAGACAGGAGATAGAAGAGCAATGGCGCCTTTATGATGGTTTTGATCCTGTACTAGAACGCAAACTGAGAGTAAGGATAAGAAGGGGTGTGAGCTGTCACGGCAGGTTTATGCCTCGCATGGTT GTAATTCCTCCTGGAATGGAATTTCACCATATTGTTCCACATGATGGTGATACGGATGGGGATGTGGAAAGAAATGACGATGATCCTGCTTCTCCTGACCCACCGATTTGGTCCGAG ATTATGCGTTTCTTTTCCAATCCACGCAAGCCTATGATACTTGCACTTGCCAGAGCAGACCCTAAAAAGAATATTACAACTTTAGTCAAAGCATTTGGAGAATGCCGCCCATTGAGGGAGCTTGCTAACCTT ACATTAATAATGGGAAACCGTGAAGATATTGATGAAATGTCTAGCACAAATGCATCTGTGCTTCTTTCAATTCTTAAGCTGATTGACAAATATGATCTGTATGGGCAAGTGGCATATCCTAAACACCACAAGCAGTCTGATGTTCCTGACATTTATCGTCTAGCAGCAAAAACAAAG ggtGTTTTCATCAATCCAGCTTTCATTGAGCCATTTGGGCTTACTTTAATTGAG GCCGCAGCTTATGGTTTGCCAATTGTTGCCACAAAAAATGGGGGTCCAGTGGATATTCATAGG GTTCTTGACAACGGTCTACTTGTTGATCCCCATGATCAGCAGTGTATTGCCGATGCTCTTCTGAAGCTTGTTTCAGACAAGCAACTTTGGGCGAGATGCCGACAGAATGGACTGAAAAATATTCACCTTTTCTCATGGCCTGAGCATTGTAAGACATACTTATCTCGAATAGTCAGTTGCAGACCGAGGCAACCACAATGGCAAAGAAGTGAGTCTGACTTTGAAAATTCAGAATCGGATTCACCTGGTGACTCCTTGAGAGATATACATGATATatctttaaacttgaagctttCATTGGATGGCGAGAAAAATGAAGGCGGTTCCACTCTTGATAATGTTTTAGATACTGAAGAAAATGCTCTTGAGGGAAAGAGTAGAGCAGAAAATGCTATTTTGACATTGTCCAAGGGTATTATAGGAGACACACAAAAGACTGAGTCCACGAGAAAAGCAGACAATAATGTTGGCACTAGTAAATTTCCGTTACTGAGAAGGAGGAAGTATATTTTCGTAATTGCCGTGGATTGTGATACAACCTCAGATCTTCTTGAAATTATTGCAACAGTTGTTGAGGTAGCAGGGAAGGACGGGGATGCAGGATCCATAGGGTTCATATTGTCAACGGCCTTGACCATATCTGACATGCACTCTCTTTTGGTCTCAGGAGGCATAAGCCCATCAGAATTTGATGCTTTTATCTGTAACAGTGGTGGTGAGCTCTATTATCCATCGTCAAGCTCTGAGGACAGCCCTTCTGGGCTTCCCTTTGTAGTCGACTCTGATTATCGTTCACACACTGAATACCGATGGGGTGGAGAAGGTTTGAGGAAGACTTTGGTCCGTTGGGCTGCTTCTATCAGTGACAGAAAGGGAGAAGAAGGACAAATTGTTACTGAAGATGAATCAGGATCGTCTACGCATTGCTTTGCATTTAAAGCGAAAGACCTGTCATTG ATCCCCCCAGTTAAGGAACTCCGAAAATTGATGAGAATTCAGGCTCTCCGATGCCACGTTATATATAGTCAAAATGGTTCAAAGCTGAATGTAATCCCTGTGTTGGCTTCCAGAATTCAAGCCCTCAG GTATCTGTATGTCCGCTGGGGCATGGACCTGTCAAATACTGTGGTCTTTGTGGGAGAATGTGGGGACACGGATTATGAGGGATTGCTTGGCGGCGTCCATAAAACACTGTTATTGAAGGGAGTTGGTACCGGCGCTCGAATGCTCCACGCTAACAGAAATTATCCTCTAGAACATGTTTTGCCATCTGACAGTCCCAATGTTGTTCAAGCTGAGGGATGCAGCAGCCACGACATTAGAGTGTCATTGGAGAAACTAGGGGTTCTCAAGGGATAG
- the LOC132189604 gene encoding probable glycosyltransferase At5g11130 — MGELSSAIPFLIYPSLFLILFFSFINHHFHFFSPPWLSLSNHTQGSGDFYNGRRSRNTTLHAMSRSERIEMELGRARSAIRQAARSRTYGSYTKEDVEDFFPRGSLYINPYAFYQSHKEMLKRFKVWAYKEGELPLFHYGPMSSIYSIEGHFIEELESGKSSFAAKNPDEATAFFLPVSVVNIIQFVYRPYVNYSRLRLQNIVKDYISSISKKYPYWNQSSGADHFFVSCHDWAPCVSETDPKLYKHFIRVLCNANSSEGFRPVRDVSLPEVQVHGQVLHPLSLGQPPKNRSVFAFFAGHDHGYVRKMLFRHWKDKDTDIQVHDYLPKTANYSELMGQSRFCLCPSGYEVASPRVVDSIHAGCVPVIISDNYVLPFSDVLNWSQFSVHIPVAKIPEIKKILQEIPDDEYLAKQKRVIQVQKHFVLNRPAKPYDLIHMIMHSVWLRRLNMRYPS; from the exons ATGGGTGAATTGAGTAGCGCCATCCCATTTTTGATAtacccttctctctttctcatcctcttcttctccttcatcaACCATCACTTCCACTTCTTTTCACCTCCTTGGCTTTCACTTTCCAATCACACTCAGGGTTCAGGAGATTTCTACAatggaagaagaagcagaaacaCCACC TTGCATGCAATGAGTCGTTCTGAGAGAATAGAAATGGAATTGGGAAGAGCTCGGTCGGCAATAAGGCAAGCAGCTCGATCACGAACATATGGCTCCTACACCAAGGAGGATGTAGAGGATTTTTTCCCCAGAGGGTCACTCTACATAAACCCTTATGCCTTTTATCA GAGCCATAAAGAGATGTTGAAGCGATTCAAAGTGTGGGCATACAAGGAAGGAGAGCTGCCCCTCTTTCACTATGGGCCAATGAGCAGCATATACTCAATTGAAGGGCATTTCATTGAAGAATTGGAAAGTGGAAAGAGTTCATTTGCTGCCAAGAACCCTGATGAGGCTACTGCATTTTTTCTTCCCGTTAGTGTTGTCAATATCATCCAATTCGTCTATAGGCCTTACGTCAATTATTCCCGTCTACGTCTTCAGAACATTGTCAAGGACTACATTTCATCCATATCAAAGAAATACCCTTATTGGAATCAAAGCAGTGGTGCTGACCATTTTTTCGTTTCTTGTCATGACTGG GCACCGTGTGTTTCAGAAACCGACCCTAAGCTTTACAAACACTTCATTAGGGTTCTCTGCAATGCCAACTCTTCAGAGGGGTTTCGACCGGTGAGAGACGTCTCCTTACCTGAAGTTCAAGTCCACGGACAGGTATTGCACCCACTAAGCCTTGGCCAGCCCCCGAAAAACCGTTCGGTCTTTGCCTTTTTCGCCGGCCATGATCACGGGTATGTAAGGAAGATGCTATTTAGGCACTGGAAAGACAAAGACACTGATATCCAAGTGCACGATTATCTCCCTAAGACCGCAAATTACTCCGAGTTAATGGGACAAAGCAGGTTTTGCTTGTGCCCTAGTGGGTACGAAGTTGCAAGCCCTAGGGTGGTCGACTCCATACATGCCGGATGTGTCCCGGTGATCATATCCGATAACTATGTGCTGCCATTCAGTGATGTTCTCAATTGGAGCCAATTTTCGGTTCATATTCCAGTTGCAAAGATACCcgaaattaagaaaattttgcAAGAAATTCCGGATGATGAGTATTTAGCAAAGCAAAAGAGGGTTATCCAGGTGCAAAAGCATTTTGTGCTCAATAGGCCGGCTAAGCCATATGATTTAATTCACATGATCATGCATTCAGTGTGGCTCAGGAGGCTTAATATGAGGTACCCATCGTGA
- the LOC132190435 gene encoding probable glycosyltransferase At5g25310 yields MGAYPGCSVTILSSLCVASILIVSILSRPFFSTLVSFSAPPKSEFSVPMVELQKKINSDDQVRAVGTGDSPTGFYINRFGNRTLVRKKVKLSREQELEQGLAHARASIRRSAASKLNLSATVKGDDYVPSGIVYRNSRTFYQSYLEMERRFKVYVYPEGDLPITHDGPCKDIYSIEGRFIHEMEHGNGNFRTRDPRRAHVYFMPFSVTWMVKYLYQSLSHNHNPLLEFVSDYVRVVSMRYPFWNRTRGADHFMLSCHDWGPIASGGNPFLYNTSIRVLCNANSSEGFNPQKDISLPEIHLYSGKVSPKIATPPPDNTSRPHLAFFAGGVHGPIRPILLHHWKNRDNDLRVYEYLPKDLDYYSLMLQSRFCLCPSGHEVASPRIVEAIYAECVPVILSKSYVLPFSDVLRWEAFSITVDVSEIPRLKEVLSAVPEARYRKLKKGVRLVRRHFVLNKPAKRFDVFHMILHSIWLRRLNIKLDQ; encoded by the exons ATGGGAGCTTACCCCGGATGCTCTGTTACTATACTCTCGTCGCTCTGCGTGGCTTCGATCCTCATCGTTTCGATTCTCTCACGCCCTTTTTTCAGTACGCTGGTGAGCTTCTCCGCGCCCCCGAAGTCGGAGTTCTCCGTACCAATGGTGGAGTTGCAAAAGAAGATCAATAGCGATGATCAAGTCCGAGCTGTCGGTACCGGTGATTCGCCTACCGGTTTTTACATTAACCGGTTCGGGAACCGAACCTTAGTA AGAAAGAAAGTGAAACTTAGCAGAGAGCAAGAGCTGGAACAAGGACTCGCACACGCACGAGCTTCGATTCGCAGATCAGCAGCTTCAAAGCTCAATCTCTCAGCAACCGTCAAAGGCGACGATTACGTACCCTCCGGGATTGTCTATCGTAACTCCCGCACATTTTACCA GAGCTATTTAGAGATGGAAAGAAGATTCAAGGTGTACGTGTACCCGGAAGGGGACCTACCCATCACCCACGATGGTCCATGCAAGGACATCTACAGCATCGAAGGGAGATTCATCCACGAGATGGAGCACGGTAATGGGAATTTCAGGACGAGGGATCCCCGCCGGGCTCACGTTTACTTCATGCCCTTCAGCGTGACGTGGATGGTGAAGTACCTCTACCAAAGTCTCTCTCACAATCACAACCCTCTACTGGAGTTTGTCTCTGATTATGTGAGAGTGGTTTCCATGAGGTACCCCTTCTGGAATAGAACTCGTGGGGCGGACCATTTCATGCTTTCCTGTCATGATTGG GGTCCCATTGCTTCGGGGGGCAATCCCTTCCTCTACAACACATCCATCCGAGTCCTTTGCAATGCCAACTCCTCCGAAGGCTTCAACCCTCAAAAAGACATTAGCCTCCCTGAAATTCACCTCTACAGCGGCAAAGTATCTCCCAAAATCGCTACTCCTCCACCGGACAATACCTCACGTCCTCACCTTGCCTTCTTCGCCGGCGGAGTCCACGGCCCAATCCGGCCAATCCTTCTCCACCATTGGAAAAACCGTGACAACGACCTCCGCGTCTACGAATACCTCCCGAAAGACCTAGACTACTACTCCTTGATGCTTCAGTCTAGGTTTTGTCTGTGCCCTAGCGGGCATGAAGTGGCCAGCCCCAGAATTGTGGAGGCCATTTACGCCGAATGTGTGCCGGTGATTTTATCAAAGAGTTATGTGTTGCCCTTCAGTGATGTGTTGCGGTGGGAGGCGTTTTCGATTACAGTGGATGTGTCGGAGATTCCAAGACTGAAGGAGGTGTTGAGTGCAGTTCCGGAGGCAAGGTATAGGAAGCTTAAGAAGGGTGTGAGGCTTGTGAGGAGGCATTTTGTGTTGAACAAGCCGGCTAAAagatttgatgtgtttcatatGATTTTACACTCTATATGGCTTAGGAGATTAAATATAAAGCTTGATCAATAG
- the LOC132190376 gene encoding ACT domain-containing protein ACR2: MSSPYFDPDFDNHLERINGPTCRVCIDNESMEDCTVVKVDSVNKQGLLLEVVQVLTDLNLTISKSYISSDAGWFMDVFHVKDEHGNKLTDQKLINYIQQGIGTTREIPSSAKANTYANKVFRPEHYGYTTIEMSGIDRPGLFSEISAALAYLQCNIVEAHAWSHNDRLACVAYISDQSTDTPIDDPGRLADIEEHLTMVLRATTAPSTSGNQANQQEVKTAGFLQGSEDQGTMTNVERRLHQLMLSVRDFDGPSGPPRLAAVTPTGSEESDEEGRRTVVMIESCDEKGYSIVSIDCKDRARLMFDTVCTLTDMQYVIFHASISSGGGYAFQEYFIRHLDGRALSTESEKERVIKCLEAAIERRVCEGVRVELCADNRVGLLSDITRVLRENGLTVVRADVATQGEKAVNALYVKDISGKEVDMEFVESMKREMGPIVLQVRNETNGQTLPQRSSGFSLGDMFKSQIDRFSHTFVTIK; the protein is encoded by the exons ATGAGCAGCCCTTACTTTGATCCCGACTTTGATAACCACCTGGAGAGGATAAATGGTCCTAC CTGCAGAGTTTGCATTGACAATGAAAGCATGGAAGATTGCACAGTAGTAAAG GTTGATAGCGTGAACAAGCAGGGGCTTCTCCTGGAAGTGGTGCAGGTGTTGACAGACCTCAACCTTACGATCTCAAAGAGCTATATTTCATCTGATGCTGGGTGGTTCATGGATG TTTTTCATGTTAAAGACGAGCATGGCAACAAACTTACGGACCAGAAACTCATTAACTATATCCAGCAG GGAATAGGTACAACAAGGGAAATCCCAAGCTCAGCCAAGGCAAACACATATGCAAATAAGGTTTTCAGACCTGAACACTACGGGTACACGACCATCGAAATGAGCGGAATAGACCGGCCGGGTCTATTCTCTGAGATATCAGCCGCATTAGCTTACCTCCAATGCAACATTGTGGAAGCTCACGCATGGAGTCACAATGATCGCCTGGCTTGTGTTGCCTATATTTCAGATCAATCCACCGACACTCCCATCGATGACCCCGGCCGCCTCGCCGACATCGAAGAACACCTTACGATGGTCCTCCGGGCCACCACTGCTCCGAGCACTAGCGGGAATCAAGCCAACCAACAAGAAGTTAAGACTGCGGGTTTTCTTCAAGGGTCAGAAGATCAAGGAACCATGACAAATGTGGAACGCCGGTTGCATCAGCTCATGCTTTCGGTTCGGGACTTTGACGGGCCATCGGGACCCCCGAGATTGGCGGCAGTGACACCGACTGGATCGGAGGAAAGTGATGAGGAAGGGAGGAGAACAGTGGTGATGATCGAGAGCTGTGACGAGAAGGGATACTCGATAGTGAGCATAGACTGCAAGGATCGAGCAAGACTCATGTTTGATACAGTTTGCACGCTTACAGACATGCAATACGTGATTTTCCATGCTTCTATAAGCTCAGGTGGAGGTTATGCCTTTCAG GAGTATTTTATCCGACATCTAGATGGGCGTGCCTTGAGTACAGAGAGCGAGAAGGAACGAGTAataaaatgcttagaggccGCCATAGAGCGCCGGGTTTGTGAG GGAGTTCGGGTAGAGCTATGTGCAGACAACAGGGTGGGGTTGCTGTCGGACATAACCCGGGTTCTTCGAGAGAACGGTCTAACGGTTGTCCGAGCAGACGTGGCGACGCAGGGGGAGAAGGCGGTGAACGCTTTGTACGTGAAAGACATTTCAGGGAAAGAGGTGGACATGGAGTTTGTGGAGTCGATGAAGAGAGAGATGGGTCCGATTGTGCTTCAAGTGAGGAACGAGACCAACGGCCAAACCTTGCCTCAACGTTCTTCTGGTTTCTCTTTGGGGGACATGTTCAAATCTCAGATCGACCGCTTCTCTCACACCTTTGTTACTATCAAGTAA